One window of Atribacter laminatus genomic DNA carries:
- a CDS encoding DUF2207 domain-containing protein gives MHTSASKKWGIAKWIIGFIVLIVLFIIVQTIGGNPYFKWFFNSLYSIPSATIHHQMLPDGSFEIHEIIDYQMRKPFRGLYREIPPSRYVEIDNIQLWTEGIEAQSVEFLRKQSNGFEARVWLVPVGSYERLDPKQSPLIRLHVTYRARGIFENGPQIAQIFRQYWGQWDAPVGKITGIFDFPDSVHINTIYQHPSVKMIQSGNRYTFMTPHFPPESFAEVRFLTDPASDLPYAADNPTLTIEEVKPIENVYTKTVRSAWLPWLALLIIFGFLFFLIFWFMGKEHAIPYQGIYERELPSNDPPDFINAMVKNLAGKVDKDGIASAMMNLYHKDYIDFKEIQNGQGIQIKKNEPGSDLSHSEGLLLKLLARFATDNVFDFQDMQKRLSKSTTEAGNFNQSLSGYENAVHDAIAQRRYFSTTGNVLAKFIAVIMMLFSLAVVGISAQGITSFLLPRMTILSAIMWFFGGAILMIRKDFFGRWTKEGREYYQKWVNFSRFLSDFSLLSEYPPESIIVWEKYLVYGTALGVAEKVISTLQKFIPREIWEAQSQHGQFYNPSPFLFGSQLYLLRNTASATIVQAQARSKGSSGWGGGGFSGGGGGIGGGSGGGRGGAF, from the coding sequence GTGCACACCAGCGCAAGCAAAAAATGGGGCATAGCAAAATGGATTATTGGTTTTATAGTTTTGATTGTATTATTCATTATTGTCCAAACTATCGGCGGAAATCCCTACTTCAAATGGTTCTTTAACTCTCTTTACTCAATTCCTTCTGCAACCATTCACCACCAGATGTTACCCGATGGGAGCTTTGAAATTCATGAAATTATCGATTACCAAATGAGAAAACCCTTTCGAGGCCTCTATCGTGAAATCCCTCCTTCGCGATATGTCGAAATCGATAATATCCAACTCTGGACCGAAGGAATCGAAGCCCAATCAGTGGAGTTTCTTCGTAAACAATCAAACGGATTTGAAGCTCGGGTATGGTTAGTTCCCGTAGGAAGTTATGAAAGGCTGGATCCCAAACAATCCCCCCTCATTCGTCTTCATGTTACTTACCGAGCACGAGGTATTTTTGAAAATGGTCCGCAAATAGCACAAATTTTCCGACAATATTGGGGACAATGGGATGCGCCGGTTGGAAAAATTACCGGTATTTTTGATTTTCCTGATTCGGTCCACATCAACACCATCTATCAACACCCTTCGGTAAAAATGATTCAAAGTGGAAATCGATATACCTTTATGACTCCTCATTTTCCACCGGAATCCTTTGCCGAGGTCCGATTCCTCACTGATCCCGCTTCCGATCTCCCCTATGCCGCTGATAATCCAACCTTAACCATTGAAGAAGTAAAACCAATCGAAAATGTTTACACTAAAACAGTTCGTTCCGCTTGGTTACCCTGGCTAGCCCTTCTCATCATTTTTGGTTTTTTGTTCTTTCTAATTTTTTGGTTTATGGGAAAAGAGCATGCCATTCCTTACCAGGGGATATATGAGCGGGAACTCCCCAGCAATGACCCACCCGATTTCATCAACGCTATGGTAAAAAATTTAGCTGGCAAGGTTGACAAAGATGGAATAGCATCAGCTATGATGAACCTTTACCATAAAGACTATATTGATTTTAAAGAAATACAAAATGGTCAAGGGATTCAAATCAAAAAAAATGAACCCGGTAGCGATCTTTCCCATTCTGAGGGATTGCTCCTAAAGCTTTTAGCCCGCTTTGCTACTGATAACGTTTTCGATTTTCAAGATATGCAAAAACGCCTTTCAAAATCGACTACTGAAGCAGGAAATTTTAACCAGTCATTATCAGGATATGAAAATGCCGTTCATGATGCAATCGCCCAACGGCGATACTTCAGCACTACTGGAAATGTCTTGGCAAAGTTTATTGCAGTCATAATGATGCTTTTTTCCTTGGCTGTAGTAGGTATCTCTGCACAAGGAATAACCTCATTTTTATTACCCCGAATGACCATACTCTCCGCAATAATGTGGTTCTTCGGTGGAGCTATTTTAATGATCCGAAAAGATTTTTTTGGTCGTTGGACGAAAGAAGGAAGAGAATACTATCAAAAATGGGTGAATTTCAGTCGTTTTCTTTCTGACTTTTCTTTGCTCTCCGAATACCCTCCTGAATCAATAATTGTATGGGAAAAGTATCTTGTCTATGGAACTGCCTTAGGCGTCGCAGAAAAGGTCATTAGCACTTTACAAAAGTTTATCCCTCGAGAAATCTGGGAAGCGCAAAGCCAACATGGCCAGTTTTATAATCCTTCACCTTTTCTCTTTGGCAGTCAGCTATATTTGCTCCGAAATACTGCTTCAGCTACCATCGTCCAAGCTCAAGCCCGCTCTAAGGGTTCTTCCGGATGGGGCGGAGGAGGTTTTTCTGGTGGCGGAGGTGGCATAGGAGGAGGATCAGGTGGAGGTCGAGGTGGAGCTTTTTAG